tgttgggaagccgactgaaccaggttttcctctaggattttgcttgtgctagGTTCTATTCAATTTATTTTTATCCCAAAAACCTCTGTAGTCCTTGcctatgacaagcatacccataacatgggtatccaccaccatgcttgaaaatatgaagagcagtactcagtgatgtgttggatttgtcccaaacataatgctttgtattcaggacataaagataattgctttgccacatcttttgcagtattactttagtgccttgttgcaaacaagatgcatgttttggagtatttttttttcttccttcttttcactctgtcatttaggttagtattgtggagtaactacaatgttgttgatccctcAGGTTTCTCCTGTCATATTCCTTACACTttgcaactgttttaaagtcaccactggcctcatggtgaaattccttcctctccggcaaatgagttaggaaggacgcctgtatctttgtagtgactgggtgaattgatacaccatccaaagtgtaattaataacttcaccatactcaaagggatattcaatatctgcaaAAGAAAGTATACCAACACGGTCCCATCTTTgcaaagcattggaaaacctccctggtctttgtggttgaatctgtttgaaattcactgttcgactgaggcaccttaaagataattgtatgtgtggggtagagatgaggtcgtcattcaaaaatcatgttaaacacttatttcacacagaatgagtccatgtaATAAATGTGCTTAACAATTCACATATTTACTCCTGAACCTATTTAGGCTTGCCTTAACAAAGGCGTGGAATACTTATCTAcaaacaattccactttgacattgtggggtattgtgtgtaggccattgacacaaaatctcaatttaatcaattttaaattcaggctgtaacacaacaaaatgtggtaaagtcaaggggtgtgaatagtttctgaagtcACTTGTATACCTAAACCTTAAAAGCCTCGATCACACCGACATTGTTTTGGGCAAAATGGTACGGTACCTACAgtagcatcatctggatatgtgtgcagcaaaggttcaacattcaccttctgctaccatttctgtcaagccgtctacacatacagtttgacgaatacgttcgataaatcccaacatatgcaccacacagaacgcactgcaactgcctccgcaacgcaatgctgcaaggcaacgCAGCGTTCcactggaaatgaatgtacttttgGTGTACCGAAATGCATCTTACTGTCGGTGTGACCGAGGCGTtaatctaaccttaaccttaatttATTTCGACCCCTATGTCTACGCATGTTTTTTTACCCTCCATCTTTGGTCACCTGACTCTTCCTTGTCTGTCATTCTCACTTTATGTATCTGTGTTTATTTTATCTGTCACTTTTCTTCTTGTATCTATTTCCCTTTCACAGACCACAAACCTCCTCAGGCCAATTCCAAACCCCTTAAACACCAAACGTATATTACCCCAACTCCATCTAAACCACCGCCCAATGTGCCTCGTTTCCGTTTCTGTACGAGAATTAAATAAATATAACGGGACCTTTCACTTTCTGGGTCCGTCTGTGAACGCACTCATTCTGCCTTTTCACTGATGCCCCATGGTGACAGTATAACCCAGATCAGCAGTCAGTAATGTTATACATAATTGAATAACATCCATTGCAGGCCAGCCAACCTACAGTTCAGTTTACATGGATAAAAGCAACGGCATAATTTGTATATTCTAACAACCAAAATAGCGGTATGCTGGGTCAAATAAATTCACAGAACAAAAAACATGTGGTCTCCACCACTAAGGTATAAAAAATAACATTCTACACTTGATTTCCAGTATATGTGCTTTAAGCCTAGCCAAAAAGGGGAGGGCTTTGTACGGATATGATCTTAAGGTGACGTTCTATCATATCTACAGCACTGCTTGGGGTAACTGCATTTCTCTGGAAGGCGATGTTGGCTTTAACCTTAAATTTAAACGGATGAATCTCGTTATGAAATCTGACAGATTCGTAAAACGACACAATGAGCTGATACGCGCAGTGGTGAACATGAATATGATTGGTGTCGTGTGACAGTGAGATCATCTCGAGCAACGCAAGTTTCAGTTCAACTAAGTAAGCATTTGCCATATTTTGCAATCTCACGTCAGATATGTGCATGTACAAGTAGCAAGCATAAGCAagcttgctagctggctagctagaagAGCCAACACAGAAATCGTATTGGCTACActaatttagctaacgttagctgctaAGAATACTACAATATTTAGCTTGGTGGTTAACAAACATTTCCAACGATTTATATTCGTTCCTCTATACAGCTATGACGTGCAGCTGAGCAAACACTGCATCTAAAGTGTACAGCCCGTTCTGCCCTCCATCTGTTGACATCACTGTCTATGTTTTGTTACTGATAAATGTGTTTGGGAAAAATGATCCACGGACCGTGGTGGTAGGTTAGTACCAATGCTAGAGTATGTAGCCAACTGCAGGTAGCATGGAGTAATAAGGGTAAATCATTGCATGGTCTGCCCGGTATAGACATAGTTAGCAGTCCTATGGCTGGCTGTTCCAGAATATGCAACATCAACAAATACATTCACCGACTTCCAGTCATGTGACCAGAACAAGTGGATTACAAATCTTAGAACAGAGCAGCAATCTCGTGATACAGATATTTTTGCCTGAACAAAGTATTAACTTACTGGCTGGACATTGCTGCAGCAGTAGTAACTGTAAAGTGCTTTGTGAGCTATACTGCTGGCTAGTTGGATTGAGTAGTGTACTGAACGTTGGAATACCAAAGATATTACCTCAAATGAACCTGGATTCTCCACCCCAGAGCTAACATTTCAGTGATGTATGACTGCAAGTGCTTTCCCTTGCTGACTGTAGATTGACCTCACTTTTCATTATAATCAATGTGAGTGCTTCATAAAACAGGAAATCTGAATTGTTAACTTAGTGTTCCATGCTCTATGTAAATGCAAACACTTCCCCACTGTTGGCTTCTGACTCCTTTATGACTTTGCTTATGTCAGGGGGACTGGTAGTGGCATGACACCGTTGCCATGGGGACATCAGACCGTGAGACTGGGCCTGATCATGGGAGGCAGAAAGGGGGCACTGTTTGGAAGAACCTGTCCAAATACACCCCTATCTTCCTTTTGCTGGCCCTGTCGGGAATCATCTTCCTGTTGCGCAACATTCACACTCttgaggtgaggaggggaagggggaaaGGTATGTTTGTTGGCGTTGCTCTAGTAAGGGTTGGGGTGGGGCTTTACGTTCACTAGGTTGGGAGGGTTCAGATTGGTGGGGGTTGGACAAAGCATTCTGAAGGATCACCACAACTCTGTCTTCACTATTTCTAAGTGCGGAGGGGCTCAGTTAGTTTTTTCAGCAGGCCATTGAGGAACTCTAGCTCTATTGTGCAGCAGAGAGATGGCCATTGAGGAACTTGAGGTCTATTGTGCAGCAGAGAGATGGCCATAGAGGAACTTGAGGTCTATTGTGGAGCAGAGAGATGGCCATAGAGGAACTCGAGGTCTATTGTGGAGCAGAGAGATGGCCATAGAGGAACTTGAGGTCTATTGTGGAGCAGAGAGATGGCCATAGAGGAACTCGAGGTCTATTGTGGAGCAGAGAGGTGGCCATTGTGGAACTTGAGGTCTATTGTGGAGCAGAGAGATGGCCATAGAGGAACTCGAGGGCCATTGTGGAGCAGAGAGATGGCCATAGAGGAACTCGAGGTCTATTGTGGAGCAGAGAGATGGCCATAGAGGAACTCGAGGTCTATTGTGGAGCAGAGAGATGGCCATAGAGGAACTCTAGCTCtattgtggaggagagagagaaagagaaaaaaacagtTGTTTTCCTTGTATGAAACCATCCAGTCAAAGCTCAGCAACTCCCTTCCTTTCACTACCTCCTCTATTGTTTCCTAACTCCTTTTCCCCTTTGTGATGAATTTGTTGTTTATCATTAGCAATCATATTAAGGACAATGTCAACAAAATTGAACAGCAATAGGCCTATAAGCTGAACAACCACTTCAGCAGTGAGATGTGCTTTGATGTTTCTTCCTTTCTTCCACATTTCTTtattttaaccttttatttaactaggaaagtcagttaagaacaaattcttatttacaatgacggcggcCTACCAGAAGgcttcctgcggggacgggggcctgggataaaaaataaattaaatataggacaaaacacacatcacaacaagagagacaacactacataaagagagacctaagatgacaacatagcaaggcagcaacacatgacaacacagcacggtagcaacacaacataacaacaaggtgacaacacaacatggtagaaacacaaaacatggtacaaacattattgggcacagacaacagcacaaagggcaagaaggtagagacaacaatatatcacACAGAGCAGCCACAaccgtcagtaagagtgtccatgattgagtctttgaatgaagagattgagataaaactgtccagtttgagtgtttgttgcagctcgttccagtcgctagctgaaGCGAGCTGggaagaggagcgacccagggatgtgtgtgctttagggacctttaacagaatgtgactggcagaacgggtgttgtatgtggaggataagggctgcagtagatatcccagataggggggagtgaggcctaaaagggttttataaataagcatcaaccagtgggtcttgcgacgggtatacagagatgaccagtttacagaggagtatagagtgcagtgatgtgtcctataaggtgTCCTATAAGGATTTTCTAACTTtgtacactgcactctttgagagaggtagttcgcaaaccagcccaaagacccctcagagacaccaatactccttagccggcccacaagaatggaatggtctaccgtatcaaaagctttggccaagtcaataaaaatagcagcacaatattccTTTGAATCAAttgcaatggtgacatcattgaggaccttttaaggttgcagtgacacatccataacctgagcggaaaccagattgcatacccgagagaatactatagacatcaagaaatccagtcagttgattattgacaagttttcccaaaacttttgaataacagggcaaaatagaattAGGCCTTTAACAGTAAGGATCAGCTTGAtatcccctttaaataaaggacgaaccgtggctgccttccaagcaatggaaacctccccagagaggagagacaggttaaaaaggttggagataggcttTGCGATGATAGAGGCAGCAACCttaagaagaaagggtctaaaccatccggcacagatgttttttgggggtcaagtttaaggagctcctttagcaccttggactcagtgactgcctgcagggagaaactttgtagcggggcaggggaaaagagggagaagcatcaggGCTTGTCgtgttagaaggggtgggagatgaggaagtgttggacgggcaaggaggcatggctgagtcaaataggaatcctaacttaatgaagtggtgattaaagagctcagccatgtgcttcttgtcagtaacaaccacatcatcaacattaagggacatgggcagctgtgaggagaagggtttattctccagatcTTTATCCGTTTTCCATAACTTCATGGGgttagacccagagagagagagaagggctccttaaagtaactaactttggccttctggatagcctgagtgcgcttatttctcatttgcctgaacgatagccagtcagcctgagtatgcgtgtgccgagcatttcgccaaatggaattcttgaggtggagtaactccgcaagatcacggtcgaaccaggggctgaacctgtttttaattcttattttctttatgggggcgtgtttattaacaataccactgaaaatatctaAAAAGAAGGTTCAAGCGTCTTCgacaagctgattctataccattttacagaggccagttcatgaaggaaggcttgctcatgaaagttttttagcaagcgtctttGACAAATCACGACATgttgtttcactgagcagccattatgaacacagggtgtaaaacagtgatcactaaggtcattacagaaaacaccagactgctACCTATCAGGATTATGTGAGGATAAtatcgaggagagtagccttttctctgtgtttggagtcataccatGTGgaattggtaataatctgagaaagatttaggtagtcccattgctttaggacttggtcggGTGACTTGGTCGGGTGGTTTAAGCcgatcccagtttaggtcaccaagcaggacaaattcagacttagtgtaaggagagaacttagggcaggtagggtacaggccggtgctgatggaggacgatagcacccagcaacagtcaacaaagagctatttgaaagtttaattcttaaaaccagcaaatcaaattgtttggggacagacttggtggagacaacctcgcactgaaggtgatccttggtaaagatcgccactcccccacctttggaagatctgtcttgccgaaaaaggttagaaccagaaaggttaacatcagtattcaaaacactcttccttccTTGATTAGtggtaagagtgttgggccagtaaccaaaaggttgctagatcgaatccccgagctgacaaggtaaaaatctgtcgttctgcccctgaacgaggcagttaacccaccgacACTTTCAAtggatccattttaggtaataatcTTCtggtgttaacgtgcagaaaacccaggcttttttGAGAggagaaatcagtgaagcagatatcagcgcacaagtcagaattggggctacaacagtagatgggccacggtgtacatgcacatttccagatatcatcaacagtaatacaatcaaggcacggcagaggacagggagagctctgcagtgctgatttatgacatctgaatgtgcatcacatggcaaaaatatattgtacagcaatttcatcaggtaacatgaatacaaagctgatgagaggtggttagaataggatgggagtcCAAAAGtcagtgtaaccaatagagagtcaaagtcccgagtgtgggaacaaacagtctGTCCCACAGATGGGTAAAGAAAGTTTGTAGTTAACAAAgtatgcaggagtcatgaggcaaagtgcacaagaaaaaaaaaatatatataacaacttgggctagccattgtaagttcattGTCACTTGCACCAACAGTGCGTGAGTGCTGGTGGCGAGCAAAAGctcgggagagaggggtgagtgttgtggaggtacctgtaccagacggggagacaggccagggcagacggtgaacagatagccaggtggaatccaagcagcagtgcagcagacaacgggagtaggtgtcacacccacttgggagaagcttttatttctgaAGGCAGATTTAttgtagaaaatgccagtgaaTGGTCTTTGAACAGCAGGAGGGGACTTCAGAGGATGCTTCAAAGACTCCTGACACTTGTTGGGCCCAAAAGCCTTTTACTTCACACCTTAGTGCTAATTGAATTTGTATCTGGTCTGTCCTTGCAAACTTGGCAGCCCTAACTCAGCATTCAGTCCCCATAGAgtaaaatatatcattgtaatgtactttatttttccttttttctttttcttcttggctttcaaaatagcatcagaccaaacactagtcactcagttccaggttggatggtgtcctcaggtTTCTGCTGTTTGTTTGCTAGAGCACCCTCCGTATAGCTCTCCTGTTAATTTTGGTCAAAATTAGtttgtaggtttggagttttgatctgGAGCGAAGGCCATGCTGTGGAGTGTAGCATCCTGCATATGTACCTGCtgaaaaatccaagtttatctaactccaaatctatccttttgtaaaaaaatatgttgAAAAATGTGAACGCTCACATGCAGCTGTGTTTCTCTCTGAGGGGGGCATGTCTTTTAATCACCATCCTCCATTACTACCCTCCCTCTTGGTGACCTTTCCTTTTCTCTGCAGAAGCTCAACTGCCAAACAGTGTCGACACTCTACCAGTTCCAGAGCAGCATCCATTCAGCCTTCACCCCAGAGGAACAACCTCCTTTGGATCACAACCGGAGCTACTGTGGCCACCTGGGCCTGGAGCCCTCAGCCGAGGAGGCTCTGGAGCAGCGTTACCTCCTGGAGTCCATTGCGTGGCCAGAGCCTCAGCCTCGGCTGACGCCTAGACCCCTGCGGCAGACCAGCGACCCTGCACACAGCCTGTTTGCAATCCTGCCaggagggggtgggagagaatGGCGTGTGGGAGATCAGCTAGAGGCGCTAGTCCATATGCATGACTTCCAGGGGCGTCCCAAGCGTCACGGTGGGGACTTCCTGCTGGCCCGGCTGCATTCCCCAGAGTTGGGGGCGGGTGTTGCAGGACAGGTGCTGGACCACCGGAATGGGCTCTACTCAGCCGTGTTCCCGTTACTATGGGAGGGGTCTGTACGGGTAGAGGTGACACTGGTCCATCCTAGTGAGGCAGTTGCTGTGCTGCGTCGGTTACGAGAGGAACATCCCGACCGCGTCTTCTTCAAGAGTCTGTTCCGCTCTGGATTCTTGTCTGAGACCACCGTGTGCAACCTGTGCCTGCCAACCACCCGGCAGCCGCTGTGCAATTACACGGACCCCCACACAGGTGAACCATGGTACTGCTACAAGCCCAAACTGCTCAGCTGTGACACACGGATCAACCACGCCAAAGGAGGCTACCAAAAACACCTGCTCACCAACAAAGAGTCACTGCTCTTCCAGAGGTTAGTGAGTGGTAGATGAGAGTATGTGAGGACTGTATGTTAGACCTATGTAGTAGTTGTGCCTTAGCTAGTAACATGTACAATTACAAGGTTTGTTTCGGGTATatgattttttttaacaaaataaGTCTCTTTGATTTTTCTCAGTGGTGTAAACATCAAAGTCCGTGTTCATGCTTCCGGGTCTGACAGTGTCATTGTGCAGCCTGAGAAGAAAGGTAAGACAGCAAGGGGATGCTGCACACATGCTAGTGTGCATCCGTGTGCTTGTTTGTAGGGTGGGAGGTAGCCGGCAGATCTGACCCGCTTTCTCACAGCTGCACTAGACACTGCGGAGCCCAGCGCAAGATATGGCTCAGAAAACgtacctcaatccagggatgagaaatgCATTGTACACTGAACTGTCCCATTATCCCAACTGTTACACAAAGAAGATTGAATGACTGCTTGGTACATTTTCTGAGCCATATCTTGCGCCGGCTCCGCAGTGTCTTAATATACACAGGAATGCTGTCCGATCCTAGTGCAGCTGTAAGAAAGCGGGTCGGATCTACTGGCTAGGTGGGAGATTTAGGATTTGTTGGAAAGTGTAACGAAAAACCAGCATACCAAGTGGGTGCATGCAAATGAGGAAAAAGAGCTGCACCAGCACAGAGCCCTGGGAACCCCTTGTGTGACAATCCAAGCTGGCTATTGACAGACAAGGGGTACCCCAGGGCTATGTTTTGGGACACTGTTGTTTTTGATCTGCATgctattgcatggtatgcttaagcaataaggccagagagggtgtggtatatggccaatacaccacggctaaggactgttcttaacCACGACACAACGGGGAGTGCCCTCGAtacagctcttagccgtggtatattggccatataccacaaacccccgaggtgcctaattgattgctattataaactggttaccaatgtaattagagcagtaaaaacacatgttttgtcatacctatggtatacggtctgatataccacggctgtcagccaatcagcattcagtgctcgaaccacccagtttatagtcagttttgTACTGGATTTGTGGATATGCAGTATTTGTGTGTGGTTTGTATCAatctacagtaccttcagaaaatattcacaccccctgactttttccacattttgttgtgttacagcttgaatttaaaattgatacaATTTAGATTTATTTGTCACTGGCCGACACACGATAATGTCGAAGTggaattatatatttattttttatgtctATAAATGAATAAATCAAAAGCTGaaacgtcttgagtcaataagtattcaacccctttgttatggaaagcctaagtaagttcaggagtaaaaatgtgcttgacAAGTCACacgttacatggactcactctgaatttcaaacacatattcaaccacagtccagggaggttttctaattCCTTgcataaagaagggcacctattggtagatgggttaaaaaaagaaaggagaaaaaaaagcagacattcaaaatccctttgagtatggtgaagttattaatgacactttggatggtatatcaatacacccagtcactacaaagatacagacgtccttcctaattcagttgtccagagaggaaggaaaccacttgaggatttcaccatgaggccaatggtcatttgaaaacagttacagagtttaatgggtgtgataggagaaaactgaagatgacTGAGTGAGAAGGAAGCATGCACATGCATCCCGTTTGCAACaatgcactaaagtaatactgcaaaaaacatggcaaagcaatttactttttgtcctgaatacaaagtgttatgtttggggcaaatccactacaacaaattactgagtaccactcttcatattttcaagcatagtggtggctgcttcatgttatgggtatgcttgcaaTTGGGGAGttacaggataaaaaataaactgaatggagctaagcacaggaaaaattctagaggaaaacctggttcagtcttctttctaccagacactgggagattaattcacctttcagtaggacaataacctaaaacaaggccAGATCTaccctggagttgcttaccaagaagacaatgaatGTTCACAAGTTGCcgagttacaattttgacttaaatctacttggaaatctatggcaagacctgtaaatgacttaaatgtaaatggttgactagcaatgatcaacaacaaatcaaattttttaaagaataatctgtaaatattatacaatccaggtgtgcaaagctcttagagacttacccagaaagactcacatctgtaatcactgccataggtgattctaacatttattgacaaaagggtttgaatacttatgttataTGAGatgtttctgtatttaattttcaataaatttgcaagcACTTCTAAAAacattttcactttgttattaggtattgtgtgttttttattttatctttatttaactaggcaaatcagttaagaacaaattcttattttcaatgacgaccaaggaacagtgccttgttcaggggcagaacgacagatttttaccttgtcagctcggggatcaaatcaaatcaaatgtatttatatagtccttcttacatcagctgatatctcaaagtgctgtaaagaaacccagcctaaaaccccaaacagcaagcaatgcaggtgtagaagcacggtggctaggaaaaactccccagaaaggcccaaacctaggaagaaacctagagaggaaacaggctatgaggggtggccagtcctcttctggctgtgccggatggagattataacagaacatggccaagatgttcaaatgttcataaatgaccagcatggtcaaataataataatcacagtagttgtcgagggtgcagcaagtcagcacctcagaagtaaatgtcagttggcttttcatagccgatcattaagagtaccgctcctgcggtctctagagagttgaaaacagcaggtctggaacaggtagtacgtccggtgaacaggtcagggttccatagccacaggcagaacagttgaaactggagcagcagcatggccaggtgtactggggacagcaagaagtcatcatgccaggtagtcctgaggcatggtcctagggctcaggtcctccgagaaagaaagagagaaggagagaattagagagcgcatacttaaattcacacaggacaccggataagacaggagaagtactccagatttaacaaactgaccctagcccccgacacgtaaactaatgcagcataaatactggaggctgagacaggaggggtcaggagacactatggccccatccgatgatacccccggacagggccaaacaggaaggatataaccccacccactttgccaaagcacagcccccacaccactagagggatatcttcaaccaccagcCACcatttcggttacaagtccaacgctctaaccatctggctacctgccgcccgtgtaaatgggtgagaaccccccccccccccccgcaatgtaatccattttgaattcaggttgtaacgcaacaaaatgtggaataagtcaagtgaAGGCACTGTCTTGTAAGGTTATGTTAGCTAGCGCATCATGATGTCTCCTCTTTCAGACAaaccagagatggagagcagcagtgtgagagCGGAGCCTATCAGGGTCACTCCCTCTGGGTATTACTTCCAAGGGTCATGGCGGGCGCTGGGTGGTGTCGCAATGCATCAGTTTAACGACTCCTCTGCCATTACTCAGTGTCTGAAGGGCAAGGTGGTGTACATGTATGGAGATTCCACTGCTAGACAGTGGTTCGAGTACCTCAACGCCTTTGTCCCAGGTGAGTGCTGTCTGCTAAAGCCCaatgacattacatttacatttacatttaagtcatttagcagacgctcttatccagagcgacttacaaattggaaagttcatacatattcatcctggtccccccgtgggaattgaaccctggtccccccgtgggaattgaacccacaaccctggcgttgcaagcgccatgctctaccaactgagccacacgggaccattgaaatgctactagcgcgtacccgctaactagctagccatttcacatccgttacactcacccccctttcaacctcctccttttccgcagcaaccagtcatccgggtcaacagcatcaatgtaacagtataactttaaaccgtcccctcgccccaacacgggcATCTCTCACTGTGCACTGTCTCGTGTGCTTTCTAACTCTCTGCTCTGTTTGTCCAACTTCCCCTTTATCACAGAGCTGAAGGAGTTCAACCTTCACAGTCCTAGGAATGTGGGGCCCTTCATGGCAGTGGACAGCACCCACAACATCCTGCTGGGGTACCGCTGTCATGGTCCTCCAATACGCTTCTCCACTGTTATTGCCAGTGAGATGCGCTATGTAGCTAATGAGCTGGATGGCCTGGCGGGAGGCCCAGATACCGTGGTGGTCCTCAGCGTTTGGGCCCATTTTAGCACCTTCCCTGTAGAGGTCTACAT
The Salvelinus fontinalis isolate EN_2023a chromosome 23, ASM2944872v1, whole genome shotgun sequence genome window above contains:
- the LOC129820699 gene encoding NXPE family member 3-like, encoding MGTSDRETGPDHGRQKGGTVWKNLSKYTPIFLLLALSGIIFLLRNIHTLEKLNCQTVSTLYQFQSSIHSAFTPEEQPPLDHNRSYCGHLGLEPSAEEALEQRYLLESIAWPEPQPRLTPRPLRQTSDPAHSLFAILPGGGGREWRVGDQLEALVHMHDFQGRPKRHGGDFLLARLHSPELGAGVAGQVLDHRNGLYSAVFPLLWEGSVRVEVTLVHPSEAVAVLRRLREEHPDRVFFKSLFRSGFLSETTVCNLCLPTTRQPLCNYTDPHTGEPWYCYKPKLLSCDTRINHAKGGYQKHLLTNKESLLFQSGVNIKVRVHASGSDSVIVQPEKKDKPEMESSSVRAEPIRVTPSGYYFQGSWRALGGVAMHQFNDSSAITQCLKGKVVYMYGDSTARQWFEYLNAFVPELKEFNLHSPRNVGPFMAVDSTHNILLGYRCHGPPIRFSTVIASEMRYVANELDGLAGGPDTVVVLSVWAHFSTFPVEVYIRRLRHIRRAVVQLLDRAPGTLIVVRSANLQALDPEVSLYNSDWFSVQLDGVLRAMFRGLDVLLVDAWEMTLAHHLPHALHPPPVIVKNMIDTFLSYVCPEKS